Proteins from a single region of Oncorhynchus keta strain PuntledgeMale-10-30-2019 chromosome 20, Oket_V2, whole genome shotgun sequence:
- the LOC127910092 gene encoding uncharacterized protein LOC127910092, whose translation MIVLTNLTHPQANIASGPVEYLTYRHWPPDTTWTLATRGNMDTGHQREHGHWPPEGTWTLATRGSMDTGHQREHGHWPPEGAWTLATRGNMDTGHQREHGHWPPEGTWTLATRGNMDTGHQREHGHWPPEGTWTLATRGNMDTGHQREHGHWPPEGTWTLATRGNMDTGHQREHGHWPPEGTWTLATRGNMDTGHQREHSHWTPEGTWTLATRGCMDTGHQREHGHWPPEGAWTLATRGSMDTGHQREHGHWPPEGTWTLATRGNMDTGHQREHGHWPPEGTWTLATRGDMDTGHQRGHGHWPPEGTWTLATRGSMDTGHQREHGHWPPEGTWTLATRGNMDTGHQREHGHWPPEGTWTLATRGNMDTGHQREHGHWPPEGTWTLATRGDMDTGHQRGHGHWPPEGTWTLATRGDMDTGHQRGHGHWPPEGTWTLATRGDMDTGHQREHGHWPPEGTWTLVTRGYIDTGHQWEHGHWPPERTVPLCLSSSLSQFHSVSVPLCLSSSLSQFLSVSVPLCLSSSLSQFLSVSVPLCLSPSLSQFPSVSVPLCLSPSLSQSLSVSVPLCLSPSLSQFPSVSVPLCLSSPLSQSLSVSVPLCLSPSLSQFPSVSVPLCLSSSLSQFPSVSVPLCLSPSLSQFPSVSVPLCLSSPLSQSLSVSVPLCLSPSLSQFPSVSVPLCLSSSLSQFLSVSVPLCLSPSLSQFPSVSVPLCLSSSLSQFPSVSVPLCLSSSLSQFHSVSVPLCLSPSLSQFLSVSVPLCLSPSLSQFPSVSVPLCLSSPLSQFLSQFHSALI comes from the coding sequence atgaTAGTCCTAACCAACCTAACCCATCCTCAAGCAAACATAGCCAGTGGACCTGTGGAGTATTTAACATATAGGCACTGGCCACCAGATACAACATGGACACTGGCCACCAGAGGGAACATGGACACTGGTCACCAGAGGGAACATGGACACTGGCCACCAGAGGGAACATGGACACTGGCCACCAGAGGGAGCATGGACACTGGCCACCAGAGGGAGCATGGACACTGGCCACCAGAGGGAGCATGGACACTGGCCACCAGAGGGAACATGGACACTGGCCACCAGAGGGAACATGGACACTGGCCACCAGAGGGAACATGGACACTGGCCACCAGAGGGAACATGGACACTGGCCACCAGAGGGAACATGGACACTGGCCACCAGAGGGAACATGGACACTGGCCACCAGAGGGAACATGGACACTGGCCACCAGAGGGAACATGGACACTGGCCACCAGAGGGAACATGGACACTGGCCACCAGAGGGAACATGGACACTGGCCACCAGAGGGAACATGGACACTGGCCACCAGAGGGAACATGGACACTGGCCACCAGAGGGAACATGGACACTGGCCACCAGAGGGAACATAGTCACTGGACACCAGAGGGTACATGGACACTGGCCACCAGAGGGTGCATGGACACTGGCCACCAGAGGGAGCATGGACACTGGCCACCAGAGGGAGCATGGACACTGGCCACCAGAGGGAGCATGGACACTGGCCACCAGAGGGAGCATGGACACTGGCCACCAGAGGGAACATGGACACTGGCCACCAGAGGGAACATGGACACTGGCCACCAGAGGGAACATGGACACTGGCCACCAGAGGGAACATGGACACTGGCCACCAGAGGGGACATGGACACTGGCCACCAGAGGGGACATGGACACTGGCCACCAGAGGGGACATGGACACTGGCCACCAGAGGGAGCATGGACACTGGCCACCAGAGGGAACATGGACACTGGCCACCAGAGGGAACATGGACACTGGCCACCAGAGGGAACATGGACACTGGCCACCAGAGGGAACATGGACACTGGCCACCAGAGGGAACATGGACACTGGCCACCAGAGGGAACATGGACACTGGCCACCAGAGGGAACATGGACACTGGCCACCAGAGGGAACATGGACACTGGCCACCAGAGGGGACATGGACACTGGCCACCAGAGGGGACATGGACACTGGCCACCAGAGGGGACATGGACACTGGCCACCAGAGGGGACATGGACACTGGCCACCAGAGGGGACATGGACACTGGCCACCAGAGGGGACATGGACACTGGCCACCAGAGGGGACATGGACACTGGCCACCAGAGGGAACATGGACACTGGCCACCAGAGGGGACATGGACACTGGTCACCAGAGGGTACATAGACACTGGCCACCAGTGGGAACATGGACACTGGCCACCAGAGAGaacagttcctctctgtctcagttcctctctgtctcagttccactctgtctcagttcctctctgtctcagttcctctctgtctcagttcctctctgtctcagttcctctctgtctcagttcctctctgtctcagtttctctctgtctcagttcccctctgtctcagtccctctctgtctcagttcccctctgtctcagtccctctctgtctcagtccctctctgtctcagtccctctctgtctcagttcccctctgtctcagtccctctctgtctcagttcccctctgtctcagtccctctctgtctcagttcccctctgtctcagtccctctctgtctcagttcccctctgtctcagtccctctctgtctcagttcccctctgtctcagttcccctctgtctcagttcctctctgtctcagttcccctctgtctcagttccactctgtctcagtccctctctgtctcagttcccctctgtctcagttcctctctgtctcagttcccctctgtctcagtccctctctgtctcagttccactctgtctcagtccctctctgtctcagttcccctctgtctcagttcccctctgtctcagttcctctctgtctcagttcctctctgtctcagttcccctctgtctcagtccctctctgtctcagttcccctctgtctcagttcccctctgtctcagttcctctctgtctcagttcccctctgtctcagttccactctgtctcagttcctctctgtctcagttccactctgtctcagttcctctctgtctcagtccctctctgtctcagttcctctctgtctcagttccactctgtctcagtccctctctgtctcagttcccctctgtctcagttcctctctgtctcagttccccTCTGTCTCAGTTCCTGTCTCAGTTCCACTCT